The Idiomarina loihiensis L2TR genomic sequence TAGAAGTAATAAGCCAGACTTATCTCCCTTGGAGAAAGCATCTGAGACGGTTGGAAGTGTTTTGAAAGCAAAGGATATTGTCATCTACGAGTCGACTGTATACCCAGGGGTTACCGAAGAAGTTTGCGTTCCCGTATTAGAAAAGGTTTCGAAGTTAAGCTACAACCAAGATTTTTTCTGTGGCTACTCACCAGAACGTATAAACCCAGGAGATAAGCAGCACACAGTAAAAAATATTTTAAAAGTTACTTCCGGTTCAACGCCAGAGACAGCAGAAAGAGTTGATGCTTTGTATTCATCGATAATAACAGCGGGAACCCATTTAGCATCAAGTATAAAAGTGGCTGAAGCATCTAAGGTAATAGAGAACACACAGAGAGATGTTAATATCGCGCTGATAAATGAATTAGCTATGATATTTAATGAAATGGGTATAAATACTGATGAGGTAATAGAAGCTGCTGCGACTAAGTGGAACTTTATTAAGTTAAAACCAGGGTTGGTAGGTGGTCACTGTATAGGGGTCGATCCATACTATTTAACTTATAAAGCTGAAGAGTTAGGTTACAAGCCTAACCTTATATTGTCTTCCAGGCAGATTAATAATGGAATGGGTAAATATGTAGCTGATGCGACTATTAAAGAGCTTATTGATAAAGAAAAATTAGTTAAAAATGCAAATGTATTAATTTTGGGCTATTCATTTAAAGAGAATTGTCCGGACGTAAGAAATACAAGAGTGGTTGATGTA encodes the following:
- a CDS encoding nucleotide sugar dehydrogenase; its protein translation is MKDKICVIGMGYVGLPLAVAFAEKYSVVGFDINFSRVQELEAGQDSTLEVSSKELQAVKDLLKFTNNAADIRDANIYIVTVPTPIDRSNKPDLSPLEKASETVGSVLKAKDIVIYESTVYPGVTEEVCVPVLEKVSKLSYNQDFFCGYSPERINPGDKQHTVKNILKVTSGSTPETAERVDALYSSIITAGTHLASSIKVAEASKVIENTQRDVNIALINELAMIFNEMGINTDEVIEAAATKWNFIKLKPGLVGGHCIGVDPYYLTYKAEELGYKPNLILSSRQINNGMGKYVADATIKELIDKEKLVKNANVLILGYSFKENCPDVRNTRVVDVVENLYKYGVNVHIHDPWVAKPTSTDGLTFVTEVSSKSNFYDAIILAVNHDCFSSYTENDFAKLVRGKFILIDVKSVKNFSTWKL